From the Desulfobacterales bacterium genome, one window contains:
- a CDS encoding universal stress protein, with protein sequence MNILFPVVRFSDVSEKVAPFVEYYSRLCDSKVFVLRVEPAIDQYIEMRLKEAGEWLEEFITQNLANCTIARSDFVAGDPAAEIIKYVDNHQIDMVIIGTHGRQGLKDILFGSVAKDVISKSSAPVLTVNPHRLSDSYMSRNEACFQSFSTCQNKKP encoded by the coding sequence ATGAATATACTTTTCCCTGTAGTACGTTTCAGCGATGTGTCGGAAAAAGTCGCGCCTTTCGTGGAATATTATTCCAGATTATGCGACTCCAAGGTTTTCGTATTAAGGGTAGAGCCGGCGATCGATCAGTACATTGAGATGCGGCTTAAGGAAGCGGGCGAGTGGCTTGAAGAATTTATCACGCAAAACCTGGCAAATTGCACCATTGCGCGGTCCGATTTTGTAGCAGGTGATCCGGCGGCTGAAATCATCAAATATGTCGACAACCATCAAATTGACATGGTGATCATCGGCACGCATGGAAGGCAAGGGTTGAAAGATATTCTTTTTGGCAGTGTCGCCAAAGATGTCATCAGCAAGTCTTCGGCGCCCGTATTGACGGTGAATCCCCATCGGCTGAGCGATTCCTATATGTCAAGAAACGAAGCGTGCTTTCAAAGCTTTTCAACGTGTCAAAACAAAAAACCGTAA